CGCGGACATCCTCCGCTCATTCCCACCCGGCTCGTCCCTGCAATTTTGGGTCACGATGGAAAAGGGGGGATGAAAAGCCTTCTGGAGGGGCATCCGTCTCTGGACGTGCCTGTCTGGGATCAAGGAGTTCTGCTCGACGCGGACACTCCGGACGACTTCGCGGCCCTGGTCTGTCGCGCTACAAGGCTTTCCGTCGGCACGAGGGCCGAAGCCGCTCTTCTGACCGCCTTGATCATGCCGGAGTGCGGCGTGGCCCATGGGCGGGCCGCCGCCTCGGTTGCCGTGCGGCTGGGTGAGGCGCTGAACCGGCAAGGCGGCGCTCTTGATCTGGATTTGATTCACAACGCGGCTCTGCTGCACGATCTGGCCAAGGGGCAGCCCAATCACGAGGCGCGCGGTGGCGAGCTTTTGACCGGATTGGGCTTGCATGGTCTGGCCGGGATAGTGGCCAGCCATCGCGACGTCCCGCCGCCAGTCTCCGGTGTGCTCTCGGAAAAGGAAGTGGTCTGCCTGGCGGATAAGTTGGTGCGCGGTTCACGGCGAATTTCCGTGCAGGGGCGTTTCAAGGAAAAACTGGCACTCTACAGTCTGGACGCGCATGCCTGTCGGGCCATTCGTGGGCGCATGCAAAACGCTCTGGCCTTGCGGGACTTGGTGGAGCGGTGCTGTGGCCGGGACATTGAGGAGATTTTGGACGGAGTGCTGCTTTGAGCG
This DNA window, taken from Desulfomicrobium sp. ZS1, encodes the following:
- a CDS encoding DVU_1551 family NTP transferase; translation: MTLAGPRFAAVILSAGLSSRMGNFKPLMDLAGQTVLARCVRTFRDAGIAEIVVVTGHRASEVQVEVERLGVSTIHNPAFEQGMFSSVRAAVSSLAGLDAFFLLPVDIPLVRPATVDSLVQAYDGRIAYPCFSGERGHPPLIPTRLVPAILGHDGKGGMKSLLEGHPSLDVPVWDQGVLLDADTPDDFAALVCRATRLSVGTRAEAALLTALIMPECGVAHGRAAASVAVRLGEALNRQGGALDLDLIHNAALLHDLAKGQPNHEARGGELLTGLGLHGLAGIVASHRDVPPPVSGVLSEKEVVCLADKLVRGSRRISVQGRFKEKLALYSLDAHACRAIRGRMQNALALRDLVERCCGRDIEEILDGVLL